A genomic stretch from Chitinophaga agri includes:
- a CDS encoding RagB/SusD family nutrient uptake outer membrane protein: MKKVFLIFAAAAALGITSCKKYLDQVPDDVLTIDDIFQSKSNTDNFLANVYYSLPNELEQRFTGNENSGAWHAASDESKYNWSFNYTNNMNTGAWASTDGNVATYWTNFYKAIRNASYFIQNIDGANSVEVDAGMKKQYKAEARALRAMYYFFLVRTYGPVIMLGEEPVDINTPATDLQLSRSHIDTCINFIVTELDKAAADLSADIPAGGTEYGRITSGVAKAYKIQALMLAASPLWNGNTDYANFKNRDGAPLVNTSYDAAKWTRAATAAKEFLDTYVPSQYDLFTATGADAFTAAYNSCRQVTTVEWNKEWIYARSNSGSYMRYDRTPFHAGLPANQHGAGAHGATQAMVDAYFMANGRLISDPASGYVASGFSSFKAPFDNAARNTFNQWVNREPRFYVGITYNNSYWLFQEGSNPIITNMEFNGNSGRSQSTSDVSPTGYIVRKDVMPNDNSRGALMLRLGQIFLDYAEALNESAPGSTDIMKYVNQIRSRAGVPQYGAGEGMIPAPTSQDAVRDAIRAERRVELAFESPRYFDTRRWKIAKTTNNGPVYGMNMNGNGSEFYQRTLIETRIFTDKDYLFPIPNTQILINPNLVQNPGWK; encoded by the coding sequence ATGAAAAAAGTATTCTTAATATTCGCTGCTGCAGCAGCACTAGGTATCACCTCCTGTAAGAAGTATCTTGATCAGGTACCGGATGACGTACTGACCATAGATGATATATTCCAGTCAAAAAGCAATACGGACAACTTCCTGGCAAACGTATACTATTCACTGCCAAACGAACTGGAACAGCGTTTTACAGGTAATGAGAACTCCGGTGCATGGCATGCGGCTTCTGATGAATCCAAATACAACTGGTCGTTCAACTATACCAATAACATGAACACCGGCGCATGGGCCAGCACAGATGGCAACGTAGCCACCTACTGGACTAACTTCTACAAAGCGATCCGTAATGCTTCTTATTTCATACAGAACATTGATGGTGCGAACAGCGTAGAAGTAGATGCCGGCATGAAAAAACAATACAAAGCGGAAGCCCGTGCCTTACGTGCGATGTATTATTTCTTCCTGGTAAGAACTTACGGTCCGGTGATCATGCTGGGCGAAGAGCCGGTAGATATCAATACACCTGCCACTGACCTTCAGCTGAGCCGTTCACACATTGATACCTGTATCAACTTTATTGTAACGGAACTGGATAAAGCAGCTGCTGACCTGAGCGCTGATATCCCTGCAGGTGGTACTGAATATGGCAGGATCACCAGTGGCGTGGCTAAAGCCTACAAGATACAGGCCCTGATGCTGGCTGCAAGTCCGCTGTGGAACGGTAACACCGACTATGCAAACTTCAAGAACCGTGACGGTGCGCCCCTGGTAAATACCTCTTATGATGCTGCAAAGTGGACAAGAGCCGCTACTGCTGCGAAAGAATTCCTGGATACCTACGTACCAAGCCAGTATGACCTGTTCACTGCTACCGGTGCTGACGCATTCACTGCTGCGTACAACTCCTGCCGCCAGGTAACTACGGTAGAGTGGAATAAGGAATGGATCTATGCACGTTCTAACTCAGGCAGCTACATGCGCTATGACAGAACGCCTTTCCACGCAGGTTTGCCAGCTAACCAGCACGGTGCGGGTGCACACGGTGCGACACAGGCAATGGTAGACGCTTACTTCATGGCAAACGGCCGTCTGATCTCCGATCCTGCGTCTGGTTATGTAGCCAGTGGTTTCTCTTCCTTTAAAGCGCCTTTCGACAACGCTGCAAGAAATACCTTCAACCAGTGGGTGAACAGAGAGCCGCGTTTCTATGTAGGTATCACCTACAATAACAGCTACTGGCTGTTCCAGGAAGGTTCCAATCCGATCATCACCAACATGGAATTCAACGGTAACTCCGGCAGAAGCCAGAGTACTTCCGACGTATCTCCTACCGGTTATATTGTAAGGAAAGATGTAATGCCGAATGATAACTCCCGTGGTGCACTGATGCTGAGATTAGGCCAGATATTCCTGGACTATGCGGAAGCCCTGAACGAATCTGCTCCGGGTAGCACTGACATCATGAAGTATGTAAACCAGATCCGTAGCCGTGCTGGTGTACCACAATATGGTGCTGGTGAGGGTATGATCCCTGCGCCAACCTCACAGGATGCTGTTCGTGATGCGATCCGTGCGGAAAGAAGAGTTGAACTGGCATTTGAAAGCCCGCGTTATTTTGATACGCGTCGCTGGAAGATCGCTAAAACAACTAACAACGGTCCGGTGTATGGTATGAATATGAACGGCAATGGTAGTGAGTTCTATCAGAGAACACTGATCGAAACACGCATCTTCACTGACAAAGACTACTTGTTCCCTATACCTAACACCCAGATCCTGATTAATCCGAACCTGGTACAGAACCCAGGCTGGAAATAA
- a CDS encoding DUF2911 domain-containing protein: MKHVLLFFALLAGTSSFVSAQEKAPQSPRVTAEGKNVKITYGQPSKRGRAIFGQLVPYGKVWRLGANEATEITFAKDGSFGGKAVKAGTYTLFAIPEANEWTFILNSELKQWGAYKYEEIKGKNVLEVKAKATKTSAPVEKLTITVPASKVVVEWDDAHVEVPVK, translated from the coding sequence ATGAAACACGTTCTCTTATTCTTTGCATTGCTGGCAGGTACCAGCAGCTTTGTATCCGCACAGGAGAAGGCTCCGCAAAGTCCACGCGTGACTGCTGAAGGAAAAAATGTAAAGATCACCTACGGCCAGCCATCCAAAAGAGGCAGGGCTATCTTCGGTCAGCTGGTGCCTTATGGCAAAGTATGGCGTTTAGGCGCTAACGAGGCGACGGAGATCACCTTTGCGAAGGATGGCAGCTTTGGCGGTAAAGCGGTAAAAGCGGGTACTTATACTTTATTCGCTATTCCGGAAGCGAATGAATGGACATTCATTCTGAACAGCGAACTGAAACAGTGGGGTGCTTATAAATATGAGGAGATCAAGGGCAAGAACGTACTGGAAGTAAAAGCGAAAGCTACCAAAACCAGTGCACCGGTTGAAAAGCTCACCATCACTGTACCAGCCAGCAAGGTAGTTGTTGAATGGGATGACGCGCATGTTGAGGTGCCTGTGAAATAA
- a CDS encoding SRPBCC family protein, which yields MRFIKLLLLSGLVFGILIFLTSLLFPSKAIVERSGVIDAPLSVVYGQINDLKTWPSWNPWAAPDVAQKINYTGPATGKGAGYTWSGTQHDKPVTGTVMIRESNPAKGVYCDLTFSSMKPMTAAFELKPSADGKGTAIQWRLETELGLLPWWKLRGFLADKLTGPQLESGLTQLRTICEKK from the coding sequence ATGCGATTTATTAAATTATTGCTGCTAAGCGGCCTTGTTTTCGGAATACTAATATTCCTTACCTCTCTTTTATTCCCATCTAAGGCCATTGTTGAGCGTTCCGGCGTGATAGACGCGCCGTTGTCCGTGGTATATGGTCAGATCAATGACCTGAAGACCTGGCCTTCCTGGAATCCCTGGGCAGCGCCGGATGTAGCACAGAAAATTAACTATACCGGACCAGCGACAGGAAAGGGTGCTGGTTATACCTGGTCGGGTACCCAGCATGATAAGCCGGTTACAGGTACTGTGATGATCCGGGAGAGCAATCCTGCCAAAGGCGTGTATTGTGATCTTACATTCAGCAGTATGAAACCGATGACTGCGGCATTCGAGCTCAAGCCTTCGGCGGACGGAAAGGGTACGGCTATTCAATGGCGCCTGGAAACCGAACTGGGGTTATTGCCCTGGTGGAAACTGAGAGGGTTCCTGGCAGATAAACTGACCGGTCCTCAGCTGGAATCCGGGCTCACGCAGCTCAGGACGATCTGCGAGAAGAAGTAG
- a CDS encoding ABC transporter permease, translating into MGKTIVVLGDFLRTDPAKVSMAVKYNQWKALLAMSKASLIGILRSPSAVIFSLGFPLVFILVFGFIGDSGVSVKVGVDAATDTTSYLYRQLAKEKSLKLQTGKPAAEMEEDLKKGHITAIIRITSQTSSGNTPACDVKVQTSTAAVDKISLFNAILTGVIYKADDSYYPRQSVAKLAPVEVLPGRRYRTIDFILPGLLSFSLLSAAVFSTAFLFFNLRQTLVLKRFFATPIRRLYIVLGEALARLVFQVAGAILIIAIGYFAFGFTLVHGWSTFLEMLLLTAFGVVVFMGFGFVVSGIATSESTIPPIANVITLPQFLLAGTFVPVDSFPSWLQPICRIMPLTYLNDAFRKVAFEGLHIWNVGFELGVIAAWGVVVYIVAVKVFRWE; encoded by the coding sequence ATGGGTAAAACAATAGTAGTTTTAGGCGATTTTTTAAGAACAGATCCAGCGAAAGTAAGTATGGCGGTTAAATATAATCAATGGAAGGCGCTGTTAGCGATGTCCAAAGCAAGTCTGATAGGAATATTAAGAAGTCCTTCAGCGGTCATTTTCAGTCTTGGGTTTCCGCTGGTATTCATCCTGGTGTTTGGATTTATCGGCGATAGCGGTGTGTCGGTAAAAGTAGGCGTGGATGCGGCCACAGATACGACCAGCTATCTGTACAGGCAGCTGGCAAAGGAGAAAAGCCTGAAACTGCAAACCGGCAAACCGGCTGCGGAGATGGAAGAGGACCTGAAGAAAGGGCATATTACCGCTATTATCCGTATCACTTCACAAACTTCCAGCGGGAATACACCTGCCTGCGATGTGAAGGTGCAGACCTCTACAGCGGCAGTAGACAAGATCTCTCTGTTTAATGCTATTCTGACCGGGGTCATATATAAGGCAGATGACAGCTATTATCCAAGGCAGTCCGTGGCGAAACTGGCCCCGGTGGAAGTACTACCCGGCCGTCGTTACCGTACGATCGATTTCATCCTGCCTGGCCTGCTCAGCTTCTCATTGCTGAGTGCTGCGGTGTTCAGCACGGCCTTCCTGTTCTTCAACCTGCGACAGACGCTGGTATTAAAACGTTTCTTTGCCACACCTATTCGTCGCTTGTACATAGTGCTGGGTGAGGCACTTGCCCGTCTGGTATTCCAGGTGGCAGGAGCCATTCTGATCATCGCTATTGGTTACTTTGCCTTCGGCTTTACACTGGTGCATGGATGGAGTACATTCCTGGAAATGCTGTTATTAACGGCTTTCGGGGTGGTCGTCTTTATGGGCTTTGGGTTTGTGGTGAGTGGGATCGCTACGAGTGAAAGCACGATCCCGCCTATTGCAAATGTGATCACTTTGCCGCAGTTCCTGCTGGCAGGTACCTTTGTACCTGTTGATTCTTTCCCTTCCTGGTTACAGCCCATATGCCGGATTATGCCGCTGACCTATCTGAATGATGCATTCCGTAAAGTTGCCTTTGAAGGACTGCACATCTGGAACGTAGGCTTCGAGCTGGGCGTGATCGCTGCATGGGGTGTAGTGGTATATATTGTGGCTGTGAAGGTATTCCGTTGGGAATAA
- the sppA gene encoding signal peptide peptidase SppA, translating into MRSFFKIFFATLLAFVVILILGVILLMGAIGSAISPEVVTLSPNSVLVLETSQQYAEQKVSNPLNALIRQEPKEVPGVYDLVRLLKHAETDDNIKGIYLKAEGNGNGFATSEEIRNALLQFKQSGKFVYAYGEVMDQKSYYMASLADRVYVHPKGGVEFGGFFTQLTFLKGALDKLEIQPQIFYDGRFKSATEPLRETEMTVANRIQTNAYLGELYANFLKNIGIARKIDTATLHRYANEGLIQEAGDAVKYKLVDGLKYNDQVMDEIKARLGLKGDEEVNFVSLSKYTSATDLTENKGADNKIAIIYAEGSIVGGESEKEATISSGHFVKIIREARQDKDVKAIVFRVNSPGGSALASESIWRELVLAKKSKPVVVSMGDYAASGGYYISCMADSIFAQPNTLTGSIGVFAVLPNLQGFFKNKLGVTFDGVKTAQYADLGNTSRPLTEMEKKFIQNSVDSIYSTFKGRVVEGRKLSGPVVDSIAQGRVWSGIQAKELGLVDRIGGINDAIRCAVKLAKVSSYRLREYPETDASISRMVRSFGASASVENAMKAELGDQYKLYQQIREMKEMSGEVQAKLPYLMEIR; encoded by the coding sequence ATGCGTAGCTTTTTTAAAATTTTCTTTGCCACGCTGCTGGCCTTTGTAGTGATCCTCATATTGGGAGTGATCCTGCTGATGGGCGCAATAGGTAGCGCTATCAGCCCCGAAGTTGTTACCCTGTCGCCTAACAGTGTGCTGGTCCTGGAGACCAGTCAGCAGTATGCCGAACAGAAAGTATCCAATCCGCTGAATGCCCTCATCCGTCAGGAACCGAAAGAAGTGCCTGGCGTATATGACCTGGTACGTCTCCTTAAACATGCTGAAACGGACGATAACATAAAAGGTATTTATCTCAAGGCCGAAGGCAACGGCAACGGCTTTGCCACCAGTGAAGAGATCCGTAATGCACTGCTGCAGTTCAAACAGTCAGGCAAATTCGTCTATGCCTATGGCGAGGTGATGGACCAGAAGAGCTATTATATGGCTTCCCTGGCCGACAGAGTATATGTACACCCGAAAGGGGGCGTGGAATTTGGCGGTTTCTTTACCCAGCTGACCTTCCTGAAGGGGGCACTGGATAAACTGGAGATCCAGCCACAGATCTTCTATGATGGCCGTTTCAAAAGTGCCACCGAGCCTTTACGTGAAACAGAAATGACCGTAGCAAACCGTATTCAGACGAACGCCTATCTGGGTGAGCTGTATGCTAACTTCCTCAAAAACATCGGTATTGCGCGCAAGATCGATACCGCCACCCTCCACCGTTATGCCAACGAAGGCCTGATCCAGGAAGCAGGAGACGCAGTGAAATACAAACTGGTGGACGGTCTGAAATACAACGACCAGGTAATGGACGAGATCAAAGCCAGACTGGGCCTCAAGGGAGATGAGGAGGTGAATTTTGTGTCTCTTTCCAAATATACCAGCGCTACTGACCTGACCGAAAACAAAGGTGCTGACAATAAAATCGCTATCATCTATGCAGAGGGTAGCATCGTTGGCGGAGAAAGCGAGAAAGAAGCTACTATCAGCAGTGGCCATTTCGTTAAGATCATCCGCGAGGCAAGACAGGATAAAGATGTCAAAGCGATCGTGTTCCGTGTGAATTCACCGGGAGGCAGCGCGCTGGCTTCCGAATCTATCTGGCGTGAACTGGTGCTGGCGAAGAAAAGCAAGCCAGTGGTCGTATCAATGGGCGATTATGCCGCATCCGGTGGCTATTATATCTCCTGTATGGCAGATTCCATTTTTGCACAGCCGAATACCCTGACCGGCTCTATCGGTGTATTTGCTGTATTGCCTAACCTGCAGGGATTCTTTAAGAATAAACTGGGTGTGACCTTTGATGGGGTGAAAACAGCTCAGTATGCCGATCTGGGGAATACTTCCCGCCCACTGACAGAAATGGAGAAGAAATTTATCCAGAACTCAGTAGACAGCATTTACAGCACATTCAAGGGACGTGTGGTAGAAGGTCGTAAACTGAGCGGTCCTGTGGTGGACAGCATCGCACAGGGGCGCGTATGGAGCGGGATCCAGGCGAAAGAATTAGGTTTGGTGGACCGTATCGGTGGTATCAATGATGCGATCAGATGCGCAGTTAAACTGGCGAAGGTGTCGTCTTACCGCCTGCGTGAATATCCTGAAACAGATGCCTCAATTTCCCGGATGGTACGTAGCTTCGGCGCCAGTGCGAGCGTAGAAAATGCCATGAAGGCGGAGCTGGGCGACCAGTATAAATTGTACCAGCAGATCAGGGAAATGAAAGAAATGAGCGGAGAGGTGCAGGCGAAACTGCCTTACCTGATGGAAATCAGATAA
- the folK gene encoding 2-amino-4-hydroxy-6-hydroxymethyldihydropteridine diphosphokinase: MNKAILLIGGNLGDRIGNLREAVAQIEKQVGKVEKLSALYETAAWGDVAQPDYLNQALLVSTEMDARTLLHTVLAIEHHIGRVRRQKWGARVIDIDIIFYNDAIINEPDLKVPHPQMQFRQFVLVPLEEILPDWEHPLLRQSVRKLLEHCTDQLPARKYEGVR, translated from the coding sequence ATGAATAAAGCAATATTACTTATAGGTGGCAATCTCGGAGACCGTATCGGAAACCTCCGGGAGGCAGTAGCGCAAATAGAGAAGCAGGTCGGTAAGGTAGAAAAGCTATCCGCCCTTTATGAAACGGCAGCCTGGGGCGATGTAGCCCAACCGGATTACCTGAATCAGGCCCTTTTGGTATCAACCGAAATGGATGCACGAACGCTTTTGCATACCGTCCTGGCAATTGAACATCATATAGGCCGCGTACGCAGGCAGAAATGGGGCGCACGGGTGATTGACATTGACATCATTTTCTATAATGATGCGATCATTAACGAGCCTGATCTGAAGGTGCCGCACCCACAGATGCAGTTCAGGCAGTTTGTACTGGTCCCTCTGGAAGAGATACTGCCCGACTGGGAACATCCGCTACTCCGTCAGTCAGTCCGTAAATTACTGGAACATTGTACAGACCAGCTCCCCGCCAGAAAATACGAAGGCGTACGTTAA